Proteins from a single region of Deltaproteobacteria bacterium:
- a CDS encoding isocitrate lyase/PEP mutase family protein — protein MKPTTKLRQLLCRKHKVLAVLGAPNAFHGKIMEANGVEACFVGTSITGGNYTGQPDLGILSMTECVEFAKWIAKSVKMPVILDGDTGHGGIMAVRRLVRECIEAGLAGLRLDDQPLDQKRRTGSAGISVISREEAVTRYRVAVDAKNEIDRDFVIMAQCYARNAVNGGMAELLKRLRLYESDGGADWVQFESPHSVAEIKRARKVVKGPFSAMKGQLPRALTFAEHKALGLNAAWYTFLPDQVLKVAAWSFFQEFKKKDMRAWDEFVLAHPDTPFTGGAKLPWDATGMTELSKFEAKYAPKRKRR, from the coding sequence ATGAAACCGACAACTAAATTGCGCCAATTACTGTGCCGCAAGCATAAAGTTCTCGCCGTGCTCGGCGCGCCCAACGCGTTTCACGGGAAAATCATGGAGGCTAATGGCGTTGAAGCCTGCTTCGTCGGCACCAGCATCACCGGCGGCAACTACACCGGCCAACCCGATCTCGGGATTCTCTCGATGACCGAATGCGTGGAATTCGCCAAGTGGATCGCCAAGAGCGTCAAGATGCCGGTGATCCTCGACGGCGACACCGGGCATGGCGGCATCATGGCGGTGCGCCGGCTGGTGAGAGAATGCATCGAAGCCGGCCTCGCTGGGCTTCGTCTCGACGACCAACCGCTCGATCAGAAACGGCGCACTGGTTCGGCGGGCATTTCCGTCATCTCCCGCGAAGAGGCGGTGACACGCTATCGCGTCGCGGTGGACGCCAAGAATGAAATCGATCGGGACTTCGTGATCATGGCGCAGTGTTACGCGCGCAACGCGGTCAATGGCGGCATGGCCGAGCTGCTCAAGCGTTTGCGATTGTACGAAAGTGACGGCGGCGCGGACTGGGTGCAGTTCGAATCGCCGCATTCGGTGGCCGAGATCAAGCGCGCGCGCAAAGTCGTCAAAGGCCCGTTCTCGGCGATGAAAGGGCAATTGCCGCGCGCGTTGACATTTGCCGAACATAAAGCGCTCGGCCTCAACGCGGCGTGGTACACGTTTTTACCCGATCAAGTTTTGAAAGTTGCCGCCTGGTCGTTCTTTCAAGAATTCAAAAAGAAAGACATGCGTGCTTGGGATGAGTTTGTGCTGGCGCATCCTGACACACCTTTTACGGGCGGGGCGAAACTGCCGTGGGATGCGACGGGCATGACCGAGTTGAGTAAGTTCGAAGCGAAGTATGCGCCCAAGCGCAAGCGGAGATAG
- a CDS encoding aldehyde dehydrogenase, with amino-acid sequence MARMLIAGELVDSESGETTIIKNPATGEVVDNVPKGTIKDIRRAIDAAKGALKKWSTMAPSKRGAILLAAGHTILQREKELATLLTKEQGKPMRESILEIRRFVHTLDHYGGMAKTMRTSAVMLDTGRHGLVMRKPLGVCGSIVPWNFPVSLMGNKLGPALLSGNCVVVKPAGTTPLTDLATCEIIDKAIQDAGGPKGVLNCVTGPGSVVGEELLVNPIVRKIGFTGATDTGRRVMQAASADFKHVTLELGGSDPMIVCDDADIDRAVSAASVGRFFNCGQACLAVKRLYLFDSIADDFIAKLVEKAKKISIGNGLKAGVLMGPLHTKEQRQEVEDQVEDSVKRGGKLVFGGKRPAGEDYDKGFYLQPTIVADVDPASRMIQEEVFGPALPIVRVKTLDQAIEHANGSIFGLGSSIWTRDINRAMYGAENIEAGYTWVNSAQIIYDELPFGGVKQSGLGKEHGDEAIDYYTDSKSVVIATDVGGEIIGGE; translated from the coding sequence ATGGCAAGAATGCTGATAGCCGGCGAGTTGGTCGACTCGGAGAGCGGCGAAACAACAATAATTAAAAATCCGGCGACTGGAGAGGTCGTCGACAACGTTCCCAAAGGAACCATCAAAGATATTCGGCGGGCTATCGATGCCGCCAAGGGCGCGCTGAAGAAATGGTCGACCATGGCGCCGTCCAAGCGCGGTGCGATTCTACTCGCCGCGGGCCATACGATTCTCCAACGAGAAAAAGAGCTCGCCACCTTGTTGACCAAAGAACAAGGTAAACCGATGCGCGAGTCGATTCTGGAAATCCGCCGCTTCGTGCATACCCTCGATCATTACGGCGGCATGGCGAAAACCATGCGCACCAGCGCGGTCATGCTCGACACCGGCCGCCATGGTTTGGTGATGCGCAAACCGTTAGGCGTTTGCGGTTCGATTGTACCGTGGAATTTCCCGGTTTCGTTAATGGGCAATAAATTAGGACCAGCGTTGCTCTCCGGTAACTGCGTCGTCGTCAAACCAGCCGGTACCACGCCGCTCACCGATTTGGCCACCTGCGAGATCATCGACAAGGCGATCCAAGACGCCGGCGGCCCCAAGGGCGTTTTGAATTGCGTCACCGGCCCCGGCAGCGTGGTCGGCGAAGAGTTGCTGGTCAATCCGATCGTTAGAAAAATCGGTTTCACCGGCGCTACCGACACCGGCCGCCGGGTCATGCAGGCAGCCTCAGCCGACTTCAAGCATGTAACTTTGGAACTGGGCGGCAGCGATCCGATGATCGTCTGCGACGACGCCGATATCGATCGCGCCGTCAGCGCCGCCTCCGTTGGCCGCTTTTTCAATTGCGGCCAAGCCTGCCTGGCGGTGAAGCGGCTTTACCTATTCGACAGCATCGCCGATGATTTCATCGCCAAGCTGGTCGAGAAAGCGAAAAAAATCAGCATCGGCAACGGTCTCAAGGCTGGCGTCCTGATGGGCCCGCTGCATACAAAAGAACAGCGACAAGAAGTCGAAGATCAGGTCGAAGACTCGGTCAAACGCGGCGGCAAGTTGGTCTTCGGCGGCAAGCGGCCCGCCGGCGAAGATTACGACAAAGGTTTTTACCTGCAACCGACCATCGTCGCCGATGTCGACCCAGCCTCACGCATGATCCAAGAGGAAGTCTTCGGTCCGGCGCTGCCAATCGTGCGGGTGAAGACTTTGGACCAAGCGATCGAACATGCCAACGGCTCGATCTTCGGCCTTGGCTCGTCGATCTGGACCCGCGATATCAACCGCGCCATGTACGGCGCGGAAAATATCGAAGCCGGTTACACCTGGGTCAACTCGGCGCAGATCATCTATGACGAACTGCCCTTCGGCGGCGTCAAGCAGAGCGGCCTGGGCAAAGAGCATGGTGACGAGGCGATCGATTACTACACCGATTCCAAATCGGTGGTGATCGCCACCGATGTCGGCGGCGAGATCATCGGCGGCGAGTAA
- a CDS encoding benzoate-CoA ligase family protein, translating into MNVDLPDIYNAATTFVDENIAQGRGGKVAIYYQDQKITYQEVFENVNRTGNALKDLGIEIEQRVLVILPDSPEFAYSFFGAIKIGAVAVPTNPWMFAKDYEYLINDSRARAIVVHESTLPEIEKIWDNTPFLKHVIVVGKPKGKALSYENLIAKASDKLEAAKTLKDDVCFWGYTSGSTGSPKGAVHLQHDMITISDLFVEPVLQMKENDLCFSASKMFFSYGLGNSLYFPFRFGASTVLWPEKPEPEKILQVIDKYKPTFFFSVPTLFARFLRIDKKYDMRSLRTCLSSGEPLPPALFHQWKERTGLELLDVVGSTEATHDFLANRPGRAKAGSSGEVTPAFEARIVDDNGHDVPIGEVGNLMVKGDATAPFYWNKHEQTKRMMQGEWLKTGDTYYRDADGYYWYCGRSDDMMKVGGLWVSPIEIENTLMEHPAVLESGVVADEDADGLLKPKAFILLKSEYKASDALKVELQNHVKSKLQPYKYPRWVEFVDDLPKTVTGKIQRFRLRTKQ; encoded by the coding sequence ATGAATGTAGACCTGCCAGACATCTACAACGCCGCCACGACCTTCGTCGATGAAAACATCGCGCAAGGTCGTGGCGGCAAGGTTGCGATCTACTATCAAGATCAAAAGATCACCTACCAAGAAGTTTTCGAAAACGTCAATCGTACCGGCAACGCGCTGAAAGATCTCGGCATCGAGATCGAGCAGCGCGTTCTCGTCATTCTGCCGGATTCACCCGAATTCGCTTATTCCTTCTTCGGTGCGATCAAGATCGGCGCCGTCGCCGTGCCGACCAATCCTTGGATGTTCGCCAAGGATTACGAATATCTGATCAACGACAGCCGCGCCCGGGCCATTGTCGTGCACGAGTCGACGCTGCCCGAGATCGAAAAGATCTGGGACAACACGCCTTTCTTGAAACATGTCATCGTCGTCGGCAAGCCGAAGGGTAAAGCGCTCTCCTACGAGAATTTAATCGCCAAAGCATCGGACAAACTCGAAGCGGCAAAAACCTTGAAAGACGATGTCTGCTTTTGGGGCTATACCTCGGGCAGCACCGGCAGCCCTAAGGGCGCCGTCCATTTGCAGCACGACATGATCACGATCAGCGATCTGTTCGTCGAACCGGTGCTGCAGATGAAAGAAAACGATCTGTGCTTCTCGGCGTCGAAAATGTTTTTCTCCTACGGCTTGGGCAACTCTCTCTACTTTCCTTTCCGTTTCGGCGCCTCCACCGTGCTTTGGCCGGAGAAGCCGGAGCCGGAAAAAATTCTCCAAGTAATAGACAAGTACAAACCGACATTCTTTTTCTCGGTGCCGACGCTGTTCGCGCGTTTCCTGCGCATCGATAAGAAGTACGACATGAGATCGCTGCGCACTTGTCTTTCGTCGGGCGAACCTTTGCCACCGGCGCTGTTTCATCAATGGAAAGAGCGCACCGGTTTGGAACTACTCGACGTCGTCGGCTCCACCGAAGCGACCCATGATTTCTTGGCCAATCGACCTGGTCGGGCGAAAGCCGGCAGCAGCGGCGAAGTGACGCCGGCGTTTGAAGCGCGCATCGTCGACGACAACGGCCACGACGTGCCCATTGGTGAAGTCGGCAATTTAATGGTCAAAGGCGACGCCACCGCGCCGTTTTATTGGAACAAGCACGAACAGACCAAGCGCATGATGCAGGGCGAGTGGTTGAAGACCGGCGATACTTATTACCGCGACGCCGACGGTTATTACTGGTACTGCGGCCGCTCCGACGACATGATGAAGGTCGGCGGTCTGTGGGTTTCGCCCATCGAGATCGAAAACACTTTGATGGAACACCCGGCGGTGCTCGAATCCGGCGTGGTGGCGGACGAAGACGCCGACGGTTTGCTCAAGCCGAAAGCTTTCATCCTGCTCAAGAGCGAATATAAAGCCAGCGACGCGCTCAAAGTCGAATTACAGAATCACGTCAAGAGCAAACTCCAACCGTATAAATATCCGCGCTGGGTCGAGTTCGTCGACGACCTGCCGAAAACCGTGACCGGAAAAATTCAACGCTTCCGTCTGCGCACTAAACAATAA
- a CDS encoding class II aldolase/adducin family protein has product MATNIKELKEQLAYSCNILANEGHWDNILGHVSVRIPGQNKILMKPHSFGFEEIRPQHIIVVDIESGKKTDGKFERHSEVFIHTEIMKARKDVNCVVHSHPPYATAFGALGQKLRPISHEGNIFYEGLPTFDYTTALIRTPELGVEVAKSLGNYRGVLMKNHGSTVVGPTIEVATLYAIFLEKAARIQLMATASGDPSWTSDAEAAVKYEQIYTPHRLDSMWDYFVRRAKKLRKL; this is encoded by the coding sequence ATGGCCACCAACATCAAAGAGCTCAAAGAGCAGCTCGCTTATTCCTGCAACATCCTCGCGAACGAAGGCCACTGGGACAACATCCTAGGCCATGTGTCGGTTAGAATCCCTGGGCAGAATAAGATTCTCATGAAGCCGCACAGCTTCGGCTTCGAAGAAATCCGGCCGCAGCATATTATCGTGGTCGATATTGAATCCGGCAAAAAAACCGACGGCAAGTTCGAGCGCCACTCAGAAGTTTTTATCCACACGGAAATCATGAAGGCACGCAAGGATGTCAACTGCGTCGTCCATTCGCATCCACCCTACGCCACCGCCTTCGGCGCCTTAGGCCAAAAGCTTCGCCCGATCAGCCATGAAGGAAATATTTTCTACGAGGGTCTGCCCACCTTCGATTACACCACAGCGTTAATTCGCACGCCGGAACTCGGTGTCGAAGTTGCGAAAAGCCTCGGCAACTACCGCGGCGTGCTGATGAAAAATCACGGCTCAACAGTCGTCGGGCCGACCATCGAAGTGGCGACACTGTATGCAATTTTCTTAGAAAAAGCCGCGCGCATTCAGCTCATGGCCACCGCGTCGGGCGATCCTTCTTGGACCAGCGATGCCGAAGCCGCGGTCAAGTACGAGCAGATCTACACGCCGCACCGCTTGGATTCCATGTGGGACTATTTCGTGCGCCGGGCCAAGAAGCTGCGCAAGTTGTAG
- a CDS encoding ABC transporter substrate-binding protein translates to MKSLTGKIAATVFILLLSAQAWAQTQVRINWTAVTGAQSGMFMAQQEGLFRKNGLDVELLHIASSSRGIQAILAGEIGFSYMDGANQVQANLKGANIAFVVGATNRQVFSLMAKPEIKRIADLRGKKIGITRVGSSTHTSALFALNSGGLKQSDYQILPLLEVPNILTALMTGQVDAGVVSPPTNSRARKAGLNELMNLAKDGPEFVSVAVGASRSYIKANEETVRRVVRSYAEGVQIFRNNKAAALKMIQKYLRVKEIEIAEDTYNQFRDNLEYPPYITRKGMENVLADVSVGDPAAKNAKPDDFTDMRFVAELDKQGFFKGTATR, encoded by the coding sequence ATGAAAAGCCTAACTGGAAAAATCGCCGCGACCGTATTTATCCTGCTGCTGTCGGCTCAGGCCTGGGCGCAAACCCAGGTGCGGATCAACTGGACGGCGGTCACCGGCGCCCAAAGCGGCATGTTCATGGCCCAGCAAGAAGGGTTGTTTAGAAAGAACGGCTTGGATGTCGAGTTGCTGCACATCGCGTCGAGCTCTCGCGGCATCCAAGCGATTCTCGCCGGCGAGATCGGTTTTTCCTACATGGACGGCGCCAATCAAGTGCAGGCGAATTTGAAAGGCGCCAACATCGCTTTTGTCGTCGGCGCCACCAACCGGCAGGTTTTTTCTTTGATGGCTAAACCGGAAATCAAACGGATCGCCGATTTGCGCGGTAAAAAAATCGGTATCACCCGGGTCGGTTCTTCGACCCACACTTCGGCGCTGTTCGCGCTCAACTCGGGCGGGTTGAAGCAGAGCGATTATCAAATCCTGCCGTTGTTGGAAGTGCCGAATATTTTAACCGCATTGATGACCGGCCAGGTCGATGCCGGCGTGGTTTCGCCGCCGACCAACAGCCGAGCGCGCAAGGCGGGATTGAACGAACTGATGAACCTCGCCAAAGACGGACCGGAGTTCGTCTCGGTGGCGGTGGGCGCCAGCCGCAGTTATATCAAAGCCAATGAAGAAACCGTCCGCCGTGTGGTCCGCTCGTACGCCGAGGGCGTGCAAATTTTTCGCAACAACAAAGCCGCGGCGCTGAAAATGATTCAGAAATATTTGCGTGTCAAAGAGATTGAAATCGCCGAGGATACTTACAACCAGTTCCGCGATAACCTGGAATACCCGCCCTACATCACACGCAAAGGCATGGAAAACGTTCTTGCCGATGTTTCAGTGGGCGATCCGGCAGCCAAGAACGCCAAACCCGACGATTTCACGGACATGCGCTTCGTCGCCGAGCTGGACAAGCAGGGATTCTTCAAAGGAACGGCAACCAGGTAG
- a CDS encoding ABC transporter substrate-binding protein produces MFLLGVKTGSKVTIRGANSTRLASYKNRVRNGAMSKKVHLTLAVGDYESIRALKEGTVKADGIELTVITDMNSDVRHWRMLRNREFDCAELSMSNYLMAKYIGLPFTAIPVFLHRRFRHGFIFLNANKAITKPSDLIGRKVGLRNFQATANLWIRGILEHEHGVPHKSINWLKQDDEEVDWTPPADLEIHRIPAGKSIEKMLVEGEIDALIHPELIQPVLDKDQRVTRLFPNYRQLEMDYFKRTGIFPIMHTTAIKQEIVDKYPWVPINLYQALEASKKAAYKRMENPRIVPLAWFRSFLEEQEEVLGTDPWVYGLGEVNRKALETLMLYSQEQGLLGRKMALDELFINTEAHS; encoded by the coding sequence ATGTTTCTCCTTGGCGTTAAGACTGGCTCAAAGGTAACAATTCGCGGTGCTAATTCAACCCGTTTGGCAAGCTACAAAAACCGTGTTAGAAACGGCGCCATGAGCAAAAAAGTTCATCTCACGCTCGCCGTTGGCGACTACGAAAGCATCCGCGCGCTCAAAGAAGGCACGGTGAAAGCCGACGGCATCGAGCTCACCGTGATCACCGATATGAATTCGGATGTGCGCCACTGGCGCATGCTGAGAAATCGCGAGTTCGATTGCGCTGAGCTATCGATGTCGAATTATTTAATGGCCAAATACATCGGTTTGCCGTTCACCGCCATTCCAGTTTTCCTCCACCGCCGGTTTCGCCACGGTTTTATTTTTTTGAACGCCAACAAGGCCATTACCAAGCCGAGCGATCTGATCGGCCGCAAAGTCGGCCTGCGCAATTTCCAAGCGACGGCGAATTTATGGATTCGCGGCATTCTCGAACATGAACATGGCGTGCCCCACAAAAGTATCAACTGGCTCAAACAAGACGACGAAGAGGTCGACTGGACGCCGCCAGCGGATTTAGAAATTCACCGCATTCCAGCCGGAAAAAGTATCGAGAAAATGTTGGTCGAAGGTGAAATCGACGCGCTGATTCATCCAGAACTGATCCAGCCCGTTCTCGACAAAGACCAGCGCGTTACCCGGCTGTTTCCAAACTATCGGCAACTGGAAATGGATTACTTTAAACGCACGGGAATTTTTCCGATCATGCACACCACCGCGATCAAGCAAGAGATCGTCGACAAGTATCCCTGGGTGCCGATCAATCTCTACCAAGCTTTGGAAGCGTCGAAGAAAGCCGCGTATAAGCGCATGGAAAATCCCCGCATCGTGCCGCTCGCCTGGTTTCGCTCGTTCTTGGAAGAACAGGAAGAGGTGCTCGGCACCGATCCATGGGTTTACGGCCTAGGCGAGGTCAATCGCAAGGCGCTGGAAACCTTGATGCTGTATTCACAAGAGCAAGGGCTTCTGGGCAGAAAAATGGCCCTCGACGAACTGTTTATCAATACGGAGGCGCACTCTTAA
- a CDS encoding SDR family NAD(P)-dependent oxidoreductase translates to MGLRPRRGQSQGAGNLDAVFTRARASGQKNGPRRTVYQYGGALLIMAVNNVAIVAGVGPGTGASLARAFAREGYAVGLLSRHAQSSEPVANDIHNSRGKALFVATDVTDRQSVNDAVAKIREKFGPISAFAHNASGYGRASFLEMDPEQVRQSFEANVMGAVYLAQATIPDMLKIGHGFIALTGATASLRGRAGFAPLAIGKSGLRMLGQSLAREFHPKGIHVVHVIVDGQIDTPKLRTREPKRALDTVIPPGAIADSIIACLKQPVNAWTQEIDLRPAVENF, encoded by the coding sequence ATGGGTTTACGGCCTAGGCGAGGTCAATCGCAAGGCGCTGGAAACCTTGATGCTGTATTCACAAGAGCAAGGGCTTCTGGGCAGAAAAATGGCCCTCGACGAACTGTTTATCAATACGGAGGCGCACTCTTAATCATGGCTGTAAACAACGTCGCAATCGTTGCCGGCGTCGGGCCTGGCACAGGAGCGTCATTGGCGCGCGCCTTCGCGCGTGAAGGCTATGCCGTTGGCTTATTATCGCGCCATGCCCAATCGAGCGAGCCGGTGGCCAATGATATTCACAACAGCCGCGGCAAAGCGCTGTTCGTCGCCACCGATGTAACCGATCGCCAGAGCGTCAACGATGCCGTGGCAAAAATTCGCGAAAAGTTCGGACCGATCAGCGCCTTTGCCCACAACGCCAGCGGTTATGGCCGGGCGTCATTCCTAGAAATGGACCCCGAGCAGGTGCGCCAATCCTTCGAAGCCAACGTCATGGGCGCGGTCTATCTGGCCCAAGCGACGATTCCCGACATGCTTAAAATTGGCCATGGCTTCATCGCCTTGACCGGCGCCACGGCATCGCTGCGCGGCCGGGCCGGCTTCGCGCCCTTGGCCATCGGCAAGTCGGGGCTGCGCATGCTCGGCCAATCCTTGGCGCGGGAATTCCACCCAAAAGGTATCCACGTCGTCCACGTCATCGTCGATGGCCAGATCGACACGCCGAAGCTTCGGACCAGAGAGCCTAAACGCGCCCTCGATACGGTTATTCCCCCAGGCGCCATCGCCGATTCGATCATCGCGTGCCTCAAACAACCGGTTAACGCTTGGACTCAAGAAATCGATCTGCGCCCCGCTGTCGAGAATTTCTAG
- a CDS encoding oxaloacetate decarboxylase: protein MGKAQLIRHALAQHGQLIMPGVYDALSAKIAARAGFEVVFITGYSLSATLLGEPDFGLLTQTEVVSAAQRICSVIDTPVIVDADTGYGNAINVMRTVQDLIRAGAGGMFLEDQVWPKRCGHMKGKQVIPLDEQVKKLKAAVEAKGDNDFFIVARTDSRQALGLDEAIKRGKAFKDAGADAVFIEAPESKEEMKEISRQVAGPLVANMLERGVTPLMEPKELKELGFDLVVWPLAPLYSVAKSLTDVYTTLRRDGSTLAILDKLMPFDEFNGIVGLNEKYALDAKYKS, encoded by the coding sequence ATGGGAAAAGCGCAACTGATTCGCCACGCCTTGGCTCAGCATGGACAGCTGATCATGCCCGGCGTCTACGATGCCCTAAGCGCCAAAATCGCCGCCCGCGCCGGTTTCGAAGTTGTTTTCATCACCGGCTACAGTCTTTCGGCGACGCTTTTGGGCGAGCCCGATTTCGGTTTATTAACCCAAACCGAAGTCGTCAGCGCGGCCCAGCGAATCTGCTCGGTGATCGACACACCGGTGATCGTCGATGCCGACACGGGCTATGGCAATGCCATTAACGTCATGCGCACGGTGCAGGATTTGATCCGTGCCGGCGCTGGCGGAATGTTTCTCGAAGATCAAGTCTGGCCCAAGCGCTGCGGCCATATGAAGGGGAAACAGGTTATCCCACTTGACGAGCAGGTAAAAAAGCTTAAAGCCGCGGTGGAAGCCAAAGGCGATAATGATTTTTTCATCGTCGCCCGAACCGACTCGCGCCAAGCTCTGGGTCTTGATGAAGCGATCAAGCGCGGTAAGGCATTCAAAGATGCCGGCGCCGACGCGGTTTTCATCGAGGCGCCTGAATCCAAAGAGGAAATGAAAGAGATTTCCCGCCAAGTGGCCGGTCCGCTGGTTGCCAACATGCTGGAGCGCGGCGTCACACCGCTGATGGAACCCAAAGAACTAAAAGAATTAGGCTTTGATTTGGTTGTTTGGCCCCTGGCGCCGCTCTATTCGGTCGCCAAATCGTTGACCGATGTTTATACGACGCTTAGACGGGATGGCTCGACTCTGGCTATTTTGGATAAGCTTATGCCATTCGATGAGTTCAATGGTATCGTCGGCCTCAACGAAAAATACGCTCTCGACGCAAAATATAAAAGCTAG
- the dnaN gene encoding DNA polymerase III subunit beta — protein MEIKAKRGDLLATLYWTQSIVERRNTMPILANVLIEAQKKEIRITATDLEIGVRGAVEGDVVKEGTVTVSAKKLYEIIREVRNDQVQLKRLDNDWVEIRSGKSVFKIVGMDAKEFPQFPKFDSQGLSTTPASTMRQMIERTIFSVSSDETRYGLTGVFIEQGDNGNVKMVATDGHRLAFEEKTLGSLGLTKGVILPRKGLAELKKLLESSDDGVVSLGFKENMGLVIKDKVELFMRLIDSEFPDYTKVIPQGNPNIAKLDHDELLQALRRVSILSSERYKGVRMEFTNGKVAISANNPDLGEAVEDIEADYKGKTISIGFNARYLMDVLGVLTGDGEIDIELKDELSPSVIRKSGVDGYLYVLMPMRL, from the coding sequence ATGGAAATTAAAGCCAAGCGCGGAGATCTCCTCGCAACGCTTTATTGGACACAGAGCATTGTCGAACGGCGTAATACGATGCCGATCCTTGCTAACGTCCTGATTGAAGCGCAAAAAAAAGAAATTCGCATTACCGCTACCGACCTTGAGATCGGCGTTCGTGGGGCGGTCGAAGGCGATGTCGTCAAAGAAGGAACGGTCACGGTCAGCGCGAAAAAACTTTACGAAATTATTCGTGAAGTGCGTAATGACCAAGTGCAATTGAAGCGTTTAGATAACGATTGGGTGGAAATCCGCAGCGGTAAATCGGTTTTTAAAATCGTCGGCATGGATGCCAAGGAATTTCCCCAGTTTCCCAAATTCGATAGTCAGGGTTTATCGACCACGCCGGCTTCGACCATGCGGCAAATGATCGAGCGAACGATCTTTTCGGTTTCCAGTGATGAAACCCGTTATGGCTTGACCGGTGTGTTTATCGAACAGGGTGATAACGGCAACGTGAAAATGGTCGCCACCGACGGCCATCGCTTAGCCTTCGAAGAAAAAACTCTCGGTTCTCTCGGTTTGACCAAAGGTGTGATCCTGCCGCGCAAAGGATTGGCCGAACTCAAAAAGCTGCTGGAGAGCAGCGATGACGGTGTGGTTTCCTTGGGATTCAAAGAAAACATGGGGTTAGTCATCAAGGACAAGGTCGAGCTGTTTATGCGCTTGATCGATAGCGAATTTCCCGACTACACGAAAGTGATTCCCCAGGGTAATCCAAACATCGCTAAGCTCGATCATGACGAGTTGCTGCAAGCTTTGCGCCGGGTGTCGATTCTTTCCAGCGAGCGTTATAAGGGCGTGCGCATGGAGTTCACCAACGGTAAAGTCGCAATCTCGGCGAACAATCCTGACTTAGGCGAGGCGGTGGAAGATATTGAAGCGGATTACAAAGGTAAAACTATTTCCATCGGCTTCAATGCACGCTACCTGATGGATGTTTTGGGCGTGCTGACCGGCGACGGTGAGATCGATATTGAACTTAAGGACGAACTTAGCCCAAGTGTGATCCGCAAGAGCGGTGTCGATGGCTATCTGTACGTGTTAATGCCGATGCGGCTATAA